The Candidatus Kaelpia aquatica genome window below encodes:
- the cysS gene encoding cysteine--tRNA ligase: MAIKVLNSLSKKKEKFQSIKENRVSIYLCGPTVYDQPHLGHLRSAYDFDVIRRYFLFSGYEVLFLRNVTDIDDKIIDKARSLSSKGLKESTREIADKYYKAYDLWMTKFGILPPDIEPWATDHIAQMQEMIQKLIDRDYAYMSDGDVYFNIKKFKNYGNLSHRSVEDIISGVRVEPGDKKRDPLDFALWKKVKEGEPFWESPWGEGRPGWHIECSAMSTCYLGDTSDIHAGGRDLIFPHHENEIAQAEAATGERFANYWLHNGMLTIDAQKMAKSLGNFITIEDVLGKYHPDVIKMFFLSTNYSSPIDFSWQRLDGLKSVKSSFDSFFSKLRVIRNIEHLKSEVKSEKECFAFDSQIDGLVSKFKDAMDDDFNTALAFGVLNEMLSLGNKVYDDKELEFSSKAILLIRIKNFVLKLSKIFGLFEDLDSGLDGYKQAVDLLIKIRDELRDSKLYQLADKIRGYLEDIGIVLEDGASRSSWRKV, encoded by the coding sequence ATGGCGATTAAAGTTTTAAACTCCCTTAGTAAGAAGAAGGAAAAGTTCCAATCTATAAAAGAGAATAGGGTCAGCATCTATCTCTGTGGTCCTACTGTCTATGACCAGCCCCATTTAGGACATTTAAGAAGTGCTTATGACTTTGATGTTATAAGAAGATATTTTCTATTTTCAGGATATGAAGTATTGTTTTTAAGAAACGTTACCGACATAGATGATAAGATTATAGATAAGGCCAGAAGTTTATCAAGCAAAGGTCTAAAAGAATCAACTCGTGAGATTGCTGATAAATATTATAAGGCCTATGATCTTTGGATGACTAAGTTTGGGATATTGCCTCCCGATATAGAGCCTTGGGCTACAGATCATATAGCCCAAATGCAGGAGATGATTCAAAAGCTTATTGATAGAGATTATGCCTATATGTCAGACGGAGATGTTTATTTTAACATTAAGAAGTTCAAGAATTATGGCAATCTTTCTCATCGCTCTGTTGAAGATATTATATCAGGTGTAAGAGTTGAGCCTGGCGATAAGAAGAGAGATCCGCTTGATTTTGCTCTCTGGAAAAAAGTTAAAGAGGGCGAGCCTTTCTGGGAAAGTCCTTGGGGGGAAGGGAGGCCTGGTTGGCATATAGAGTGTTCAGCTATGAGTACATGTTACTTAGGAGATACCTCTGATATTCACGCTGGCGGAAGAGATTTGATATTTCCGCACCATGAGAATGAGATTGCTCAGGCTGAAGCGGCGACAGGGGAAAGGTTTGCAAACTACTGGCTGCATAATGGTATGCTTACAATTGATGCGCAGAAGATGGCTAAATCTCTCGGCAACTTTATAACAATAGAAGATGTTTTAGGCAAGTATCATCCTGATGTTATTAAGATGTTTTTTCTGTCCACAAACTACAGTAGTCCTATTGATTTTTCCTGGCAGAGATTGGATGGATTGAAGTCTGTAAAGAGCAGTTTTGATTCTTTTTTTTCAAAGTTAAGAGTGATAAGGAATATAGAACATTTAAAATCTGAAGTAAAATCTGAAAAAGAGTGTTTTGCATTTGATAGCCAGATCGATGGCCTGGTTTCTAAATTTAAAGATGCTATGGATGATGATTTCAATACTGCTTTAGCATTTGGAGTTCTTAATGAGATGCTAAGTCTTGGTAATAAGGTGTATGATGATAAGGAGCTAGAGTTTTCGTCTAAAGCTATTCTTTTGATCAGGATAAAGAATTTTGTCTTAAAGTTATCTAAAATATTTGGTCTTTTTGAGGATCTAGATTCAGGTTTAGATGGCTATAAGCAGGCAGTCGATCTTTTGATAAAAATTAGAGATGAATTGAGAGATAGCAAGTTATATCAATTAGCAGACAAGATAAGAGGTTATTTAGAAGACATAGGGATAGTCCTAGAAGACGGCGCAAGCAGATCCAGCTGGAGAAAGGTTTAA
- a CDS encoding sugar ABC transporter permease, with product MKSRNKESLTAFLFLTPNMIGFLVFILLPVIFSLVLSFFKWELIGSGESLFSNLKFVGFDNFIKLLGFHLKDGRLIANDPHFWQYLYNTVFLMLIIPIGILGSLILAIAVNQKLKGVVLYRVIFFLPVICPIAAIAVLWKVLLNPDFGLINSLIVKFSTLLGLELEGPNWLSDANWAKPAIMLVNLWMTVGGYNMILYLAALQGIPKDLYEAANIDGASSWHKFRYITVPMISPTTFFITIMSIIGGLQGSFAIIYILTGGGPAGSSTTIMYYIFTNLYEFQKAGYAAAVAWVLFILIFLFSRIYWKKGGSLVHY from the coding sequence TTGAAATCTAGAAATAAAGAATCGCTGACAGCTTTTCTATTTTTAACTCCAAACATGATTGGGTTTTTAGTCTTCATTTTATTGCCTGTTATATTCTCTCTTGTCTTGAGCTTTTTTAAATGGGAGCTTATCGGCAGCGGAGAGTCTCTGTTCTCTAATCTTAAGTTTGTTGGTTTTGATAATTTTATTAAGCTCTTAGGTTTTCATTTAAAAGACGGCCGTTTAATAGCTAATGATCCCCATTTTTGGCAGTATCTTTATAATACTGTGTTTCTGATGCTTATAATACCCATAGGCATTCTAGGCTCTCTGATATTAGCTATAGCTGTTAATCAAAAATTAAAAGGCGTTGTATTATATCGAGTTATATTCTTTCTTCCCGTTATATGTCCTATTGCTGCAATAGCAGTTCTCTGGAAAGTATTGCTTAATCCCGATTTTGGTCTTATAAATAGTTTGATAGTTAAGTTCTCAACTCTATTGGGCTTAGAGCTAGAAGGGCCTAATTGGTTATCTGATGCTAATTGGGCAAAGCCGGCAATCATGCTTGTTAACCTCTGGATGACGGTGGGCGGTTATAACATGATCCTATATTTGGCAGCATTGCAGGGTATTCCAAAGGACCTCTATGAGGCAGCAAATATAGATGGGGCTAGCTCCTGGCATAAATTTCGCTATATTACGGTCCCCATGATATCTCCAACCACTTTCTTTATAACAATTATGAGTATAATTGGAGGCTTGCAGGGTTCTTTTGCTATAATATACATCTTAACAGGAGGAGGTCCAGCCGGGTCATCTACCACTATAATGTATTATATATTTACAAATCTTTATGAATTTCAGAAGGCTGGATATGCTGCCGCTGTTGCCTGGGTGCTGTTTATTTTAATATTCCTTTTCTCTAGGATATATTGGAAGAAAGGCGGGAGCTTGGTGCACTACTGA
- a CDS encoding carbohydrate ABC transporter permease yields MKNEIKTRKRFNGKITKNIFWYLFLSIFSITMILPFAWMISTSFKDSVEVYTGDPLDWRSWIPDNFLWQNYADVFKVIPFLRFYFNSLFVALCVTLGVVTTSSLAGYAFSRLNFIGRDKIFFAYLATMMIPGAVVIIPVFILMRYFGWIDSYKALIIPAMFTAYGTFMLRQFFMTLPKDLEDAAKIDGCGYLGIFLRIILPLSKPALATLTVFTFIGNWQSLLWPLLVTNSIDMFTVPIGLSYFESQYYLVNWTLLMAASTMAIIPIVIIFIFAQKFFIQGIKLEGIKG; encoded by the coding sequence ATGAAGAACGAGATTAAGACGAGAAAGAGATTTAATGGAAAAATTACCAAAAATATCTTTTGGTATCTCTTTCTTTCTATTTTTAGCATTACCATGATTTTACCTTTTGCCTGGATGATATCTACATCGTTTAAAGATTCTGTCGAGGTTTATACAGGAGACCCTCTAGATTGGAGAAGCTGGATACCGGATAACTTTCTCTGGCAGAATTACGCCGACGTTTTTAAAGTAATACCATTTTTAAGGTTCTATTTTAATTCTCTATTTGTTGCTTTGTGTGTAACTTTAGGCGTTGTTACTACAAGCTCTCTTGCCGGCTATGCTTTCTCACGACTTAATTTTATAGGTAGAGATAAGATATTTTTTGCCTACCTTGCAACCATGATGATACCGGGTGCTGTTGTAATAATACCAGTATTTATTTTAATGCGGTACTTTGGTTGGATAGATAGCTATAAAGCGCTAATCATACCTGCTATGTTTACAGCCTATGGTACTTTTATGTTGAGGCAGTTTTTTATGACTTTACCTAAAGATTTAGAAGATGCTGCTAAAATTGATGGCTGTGGTTATCTGGGGATATTTTTAAGAATAATACTGCCTCTTTCAAAGCCAGCCTTGGCAACTCTTACCGTGTTTACCTTTATCGGTAACTGGCAGAGCTTGCTTTGGCCGCTCCTTGTAACCAACTCAATTGATATGTTCACTGTTCCTATTGGTCTATCTTATTTTGAATCCCAGTATTATCTTGTTAATTGGACGCTTCTTATGGCGGCCTCTACTATGGCAATTATTCCTATCGTTATAATCTTTATCTTTGCTCAGAAGTTCTTTATTCAGGGTATCAAACTTGAAGGGATTAAAGGATGA
- the tmk gene encoding dTMP kinase, with the protein MKGTFVTFEGIEGSGKSTQAGLFINWCQENGKKVLFLREPGSTSIGEKIREVLLSLDYKNFYPQTELLLFLSARAQMVREKIRPALEEGVIVILDRYLDSTFAYQGYGEDIPLDLIDKMNSFATSNLMPDITFLLDIEIGEGLKRAGFKDRIEKKGLKFHSKVRDGYNRLVESSNGRMHVVKVKEDSLETQKEIREIFQKKFFYKFL; encoded by the coding sequence ATGAAGGGGACATTCGTTACATTTGAAGGTATTGAGGGAAGTGGTAAGTCTACCCAGGCAGGGCTTTTTATAAATTGGTGTCAGGAAAACGGCAAAAAGGTACTTTTTTTAAGGGAACCAGGTTCAACTTCTATCGGTGAGAAAATACGCGAAGTATTATTATCCCTTGATTATAAAAATTTTTATCCTCAGACTGAACTGCTACTTTTTCTATCTGCCAGAGCACAGATGGTTAGAGAAAAAATAAGACCTGCTTTAGAGGAAGGCGTTATAGTTATTTTGGACAGATATCTGGATTCTACTTTTGCCTACCAAGGATATGGTGAGGATATCCCCTTAGATCTTATTGATAAAATGAATTCTTTTGCGACCTCTAACCTCATGCCGGACATCACCTTTCTTTTAGACATAGAGATAGGGGAAGGTTTAAAAAGAGCAGGATTTAAAGATAGAATTGAAAAAAAGGGCTTGAAGTTTCATAGTAAAGTTCGAGACGGTTATAATAGATTAGTCGAAAGTTCCAATGGAAGAATGCATGTTGTTAAGGTTAAAGAAGATTCCTTAGAGACTCAAAAAGAGATAAGAGAAATTTTCCAGAAAAAGTTTTTTTATAAGTTTCTTTAG
- a CDS encoding leucine-rich repeat domain-containing protein, with translation MNNTILKISLLTALISSYAYGFNPISGRFDPIMQSIGPLPSSNKIATNLNATVDNGVYIPDMILNQRLRSVLEKETGEAITIQDMQALTNLELSCCGIKDITGLEYAINLTHLNLGNNQITDITSLANLTQLTELDIQYNQIRDISAVCYLTNLTLLRASYNLITDIRTFAHPNMSNLKKLYLNGNMITDITALGAKHPLTNNPVLINLTHLDISDNKNPRQWKTPSDHTSICGKREEGEARISNLTPIVGLTNLAYFAASQNDIEDISALGNLHNLKKLELFDNFIEDIGVLYNLNNLVDINLCANKIFNIRVFENPNLAQITNLNLAQNRIRDISSLSELTDIVWLFLHHNFIDDISALVKNPGLYNEFPDDTIIDTIDISFNKLDLTRGSDDMQNIHALERRCVKIDYLPQDCDDCNSR, from the coding sequence ATGAATAATACTATCTTAAAAATATCTTTACTAACAGCTTTGATCTCATCATATGCTTATGGTTTTAACCCAATATCAGGCAGATTTGATCCAATCATGCAATCCATAGGTCCCCTCCCTTCATCAAACAAAATCGCAACAAATCTTAATGCAACAGTTGATAACGGAGTATACATCCCAGATATGATTCTTAATCAACGCCTAAGATCCGTTCTAGAAAAAGAGACTGGAGAAGCAATAACTATCCAGGATATGCAAGCTTTGACAAACCTTGAATTATCCTGCTGCGGAATTAAAGATATAACAGGATTAGAATATGCAATTAATTTAACGCATCTTAACTTAGGTAATAATCAAATAACGGATATAACATCTCTCGCCAATCTCACTCAATTGACCGAACTTGATATACAATACAACCAGATAAGAGATATAAGCGCTGTGTGCTACCTCACCAACCTCACACTACTCAGAGCATCATATAACTTGATAACCGATATCAGGACATTCGCTCATCCAAACATGTCAAATCTAAAGAAACTCTACCTAAACGGCAACATGATTACAGATATAACTGCTCTAGGGGCAAAACACCCTTTAACTAATAACCCTGTTTTAATAAATTTGACCCATCTTGATATCTCAGATAATAAGAATCCCCGACAGTGGAAAACCCCATCTGACCATACAAGTATCTGCGGAAAGAGAGAAGAAGGCGAAGCAAGAATATCTAACCTCACCCCGATAGTAGGTCTTACCAATTTAGCATACTTTGCAGCTTCTCAAAACGATATTGAAGATATCTCAGCATTAGGTAATCTCCATAATTTAAAAAAACTTGAGCTCTTTGACAATTTTATAGAGGATATTGGAGTATTATATAACCTAAACAACCTAGTAGATATAAATCTCTGCGCTAATAAAATTTTTAATATAAGGGTCTTCGAAAATCCTAATTTAGCTCAAATCACAAACTTAAACCTTGCTCAAAACCGAATAAGAGATATCTCTTCACTCTCAGAGCTTACCGATATAGTCTGGCTATTTCTCCATCACAATTTTATAGATGATATCTCAGCCTTAGTCAAGAACCCAGGGCTTTATAACGAATTTCCTGATGACACAATAATCGATACTATTGATATAAGTTTCAATAAATTAGATCTAACCCGCGGTTCAGACGATATGCAAAATATTCATGCTCTTGAGCGGAGATGCGTTAAGATTGACTATCTTCCTCAGGATTGCGATGATTGCAATAGCAGGTAA
- a CDS encoding efflux RND transporter permease subunit — protein MKISEFSVKHSLLINLISVFILIAGFYTLFISKIKKEAFPEVSFDTVIITTAYPGAAPNEVEKLVTTPIEKELKGVDGIEEFSSSSTDNLSSILVEISSDAKDKDKVIDDIQKAVDRVRGLPNEVKEDPRVTEITSGEIPVIKIALSGDMSEWDLQKDAENLEDILEDIEGVSSISKSGWRNKEIWVEVDPDKIKEYQISLEEIMAALGKRNISIPAGKIRSHEEFSIRTTGEFYTVDEIENVVIRANDTGNWLYVKNVAKVKFSFEEEDSINKSFGTRSIALTVIKKSSGDAIRIVTAVKKAVKEYSVYANPKLHTSYIDDMSFYVKRRLGVLRQNGIIGIFLVLVVLLFFLDLKIALITAMGIPIAFSMTLAIMGFAGISVNMITMFGLIIVLGMLVDDGIIIAENCSRYIEEGHPPQKAAILGTEEVIKPVTTTIITTVAAFMPLMFMEGIIGKFIREIPIVVTIALAASLFEALVILPSHIADFVKLKVGEQFKSKKERPWFKALINFYTKTINKALNKRYLILAIISIILILTFVVAKFMPFILFGSQGIDQFYIKTEAPISTNLYKTERLINKVEKIVSELPPNELDAYTTEIGSSGSSHHAFDPSGKTGSHIAQITIYLSPAADRKRGVDDIINSLRSLLKEVEGFDKIYFEKEAEGPPTGKAIAIQIRGDGFEILNEISQKAYSILEDIPGVTDITSDYEIGQSEIRVVVDEEAAASTYLSIDEIASNIRTTFRGGIATSIKSTKAEEEIDVLVMFPQNYRNSRTTFNKILIPNKFNNLIPLNKVARIEDKTAVSTIRHLDGRRVITVRADVDNKNITSIQANQLLAQKMKDIPNQYPGYTVKFGGEQRENVKSIQGFIRAFIISFFCIFIILAANFNSLIQPFIVMTAIPFGLIGVIWAFLLHGLPLSFFMLMGVVGLSGIVVNDSIVLVEFINNLRQKGMDRRKSIIEAGRLRLRPVLLTTITTSLGLTPTAYGIWGGDPFLKPMALTIVWGLICATVLTLIVIPCIYAAIDDITMKITHHETTRKKNENNS, from the coding sequence ATGAAAATAAGTGAATTTTCCGTAAAGCACTCGCTGTTAATAAACCTTATATCTGTATTTATCCTTATTGCAGGATTCTATACTCTCTTTATATCAAAAATAAAAAAAGAGGCTTTCCCTGAGGTCTCCTTTGATACCGTTATAATAACAACAGCTTATCCAGGAGCAGCCCCTAATGAAGTAGAGAAATTAGTAACTACGCCTATTGAGAAAGAACTTAAAGGCGTAGATGGTATAGAAGAATTTAGCTCCTCTTCAACAGATAATCTATCTTCAATATTGGTAGAGATAAGTAGTGATGCTAAAGATAAGGATAAAGTAATAGATGATATTCAAAAAGCTGTAGATAGAGTGAGGGGTCTGCCTAATGAGGTTAAAGAAGACCCTCGGGTAACAGAGATAACATCAGGTGAAATCCCAGTTATTAAAATTGCATTGAGCGGAGATATGAGCGAATGGGACTTACAGAAAGATGCCGAGAATCTGGAAGATATTCTCGAAGATATAGAAGGTGTATCTTCAATATCTAAAAGCGGCTGGCGTAATAAAGAGATTTGGGTCGAGGTTGACCCTGATAAGATAAAAGAGTATCAGATCTCACTTGAAGAGATAATGGCAGCTCTTGGTAAAAGAAATATAAGCATACCTGCAGGAAAAATCAGATCTCATGAGGAATTTAGTATTAGAACTACAGGAGAGTTCTATACAGTAGATGAGATAGAAAATGTTGTAATAAGAGCAAACGATACAGGAAACTGGCTCTATGTAAAGAACGTTGCTAAGGTAAAATTCTCTTTTGAAGAAGAAGATTCAATAAATAAAAGCTTTGGTACACGTTCTATAGCATTAACGGTTATTAAAAAGAGTAGCGGCGATGCAATAAGAATAGTAACGGCTGTTAAAAAAGCTGTTAAAGAATACTCAGTATACGCTAATCCGAAACTCCATACCTCCTATATCGACGATATGTCCTTCTATGTTAAAAGACGTCTTGGAGTGTTAAGACAAAACGGTATCATTGGAATATTCTTAGTCTTGGTAGTGCTTCTATTTTTCCTGGATTTAAAAATAGCCCTTATTACTGCTATGGGCATACCCATAGCCTTTAGTATGACCCTGGCAATAATGGGTTTTGCCGGAATAAGCGTAAACATGATAACTATGTTTGGTCTTATTATAGTATTAGGTATGCTTGTAGATGACGGGATAATTATAGCCGAAAACTGCTCCCGCTACATAGAAGAAGGACACCCACCCCAAAAAGCAGCCATTTTAGGAACAGAGGAAGTCATTAAGCCGGTAACTACAACTATTATAACTACAGTAGCGGCCTTTATGCCTCTTATGTTCATGGAAGGTATAATTGGAAAATTTATCCGTGAAATACCTATTGTTGTAACAATTGCTCTAGCTGCATCTTTATTTGAAGCATTGGTCATCCTGCCTTCCCATATTGCAGATTTTGTAAAGTTAAAAGTAGGTGAACAATTTAAATCCAAAAAAGAGCGGCCATGGTTTAAGGCCCTGATTAATTTTTATACTAAAACCATAAATAAAGCTCTAAATAAACGCTACCTTATACTAGCAATAATATCTATAATCCTAATCTTAACATTTGTAGTCGCTAAATTTATGCCCTTTATATTATTTGGAAGCCAGGGTATCGATCAATTCTATATAAAGACAGAAGCTCCAATAAGTACCAATCTTTATAAGACAGAGAGATTGATAAATAAAGTAGAAAAAATAGTATCTGAGCTCCCGCCTAATGAGCTTGATGCCTATACAACTGAAATTGGCTCATCCGGGTCATCGCACCACGCATTCGATCCCAGCGGAAAGACTGGAAGCCATATTGCTCAAATCACTATATATCTCAGCCCTGCTGCAGATAGAAAAAGAGGGGTTGATGATATTATCAATAGCTTAAGATCTTTATTAAAAGAGGTAGAAGGTTTTGATAAAATATATTTTGAAAAAGAGGCAGAAGGGCCTCCAACAGGTAAGGCTATAGCAATCCAAATAAGGGGCGATGGGTTTGAGATACTAAATGAGATATCCCAAAAAGCATATTCAATATTAGAGGATATACCAGGTGTAACCGACATAACATCAGATTACGAAATAGGACAGAGCGAAATAAGAGTAGTTGTCGATGAAGAGGCTGCAGCCAGCACCTACTTATCGATTGATGAGATTGCTTCGAATATCCGTACAACATTTAGAGGAGGAATTGCAACCTCAATAAAGTCGACAAAAGCAGAAGAAGAGATAGATGTTTTGGTAATGTTTCCGCAAAACTATCGCAACAGCAGAACTACTTTTAATAAAATACTAATTCCCAATAAATTCAACAATCTTATACCCCTTAATAAGGTAGCTAGGATAGAAGATAAAACAGCTGTCTCTACGATACGTCACTTAGACGGTAGGAGAGTAATAACAGTCAGAGCCGATGTAGACAATAAGAATATAACCTCCATCCAGGCTAACCAGCTTCTTGCTCAAAAGATGAAAGATATACCTAATCAATATCCAGGATATACAGTTAAATTCGGCGGTGAACAGAGAGAGAACGTAAAATCGATCCAAGGATTCATAAGAGCTTTTATAATTTCATTCTTCTGTATATTTATAATATTGGCTGCTAACTTTAATTCGCTCATTCAGCCTTTTATTGTTATGACGGCTATTCCCTTCGGCTTGATAGGCGTTATCTGGGCATTTCTGCTCCACGGCCTTCCATTAAGTTTCTTTATGCTTATGGGTGTTGTCGGTCTAAGCGGTATAGTTGTAAATGATTCAATAGTCCTGGTTGAATTTATAAATAACCTGCGCCAGAAAGGAATGGATAGGCGCAAATCAATCATAGAGGCTGGCCGATTACGCCTTAGACCTGTTCTACTTACAACAATAACTACTTCATTAGGCCTAACTCCTACAGCCTATGGCATCTGGGGAGGCGATCCATTCTTAAAACCTATGGCTTTAACTATTGTCTGGGGCTTAATCTGCGCAACAGTCTTAACCTTAATTGTTATTCCATGCATCTATGCTGCTATTGACGATATTACCATGAAGATAACCCACCATGAGACTACGAGAAAGAAAAACGAAAACAACTCTTAA
- a CDS encoding TolC family protein: MKNNKHQILYKALVLSLAIIIIIFNNNKALSLNEITAEKIDLKAEDIEPAAVLPLSIESVTDLALKNSLEIQIAKYDTYRSRTKLEKEESIFDTFLTLEASHRDNKQQLSSTTDNSRTRSKSFSMGLEKTLPTGSTIELKAEDGRTSSSLSTVTISPNYETSGTLALTQPLGKNFFGLQDRGEIKITKIDIENAKYSSLDSIESIIYNVQTEYWNLALRDRILNIRNDMLNKSKELYAKYEDKYSRGLAEEVDIFAVKASLQSRKNELLIAELERELAKNNLLFLLNEEDSSINIKTLDGLKTELLSKDIDTELERAIEARRDYKIIKNKLKSKDIDISMKKNSLWPEIDLEASFTKNGIRSSESDAWSDLSRENDSQTYVGISFNIPLENRAARSELKEAHLYKEQLLLSLKKVERLILKEVYNKVKSVNSLKSQAELYNSIVELQRNKLHEEMKRFNYGRSSSDTVIRYEEDLLNAELNLAATLYNYHISLIDLAIKKNTLLDKYWNSTL; encoded by the coding sequence ATGAAAAACAATAAACATCAAATTTTATATAAAGCACTAGTTTTATCTTTAGCTATTATTATCATCATATTTAACAACAATAAAGCCTTATCTCTAAATGAAATAACCGCAGAAAAGATAGACCTTAAAGCTGAAGATATTGAACCTGCCGCAGTACTGCCCCTGTCAATTGAATCCGTAACAGATCTTGCACTTAAAAATTCACTAGAGATACAGATTGCAAAATATGATACCTACAGAAGCAGGACAAAACTTGAAAAAGAAGAGTCTATATTTGATACATTTTTAACTTTAGAAGCCAGCCACCGCGACAATAAACAGCAATTGTCCTCAACGACAGATAACTCTCGCACGCGCAGTAAATCATTTTCAATGGGCCTAGAGAAAACTCTGCCAACAGGATCAACTATAGAGCTTAAAGCAGAAGATGGGAGAACCTCTTCAAGTCTCTCAACAGTCACAATAAGCCCAAATTATGAAACATCTGGAACTCTGGCTTTAACCCAGCCTCTAGGTAAAAATTTCTTCGGACTTCAAGATCGAGGTGAAATCAAAATAACAAAGATAGACATAGAGAATGCTAAATACTCCTCTTTGGATTCCATAGAGAGCATTATATATAATGTCCAGACCGAATACTGGAACTTAGCTTTAAGAGATAGGATATTGAATATAAGAAATGATATGCTCAATAAATCCAAAGAATTATATGCAAAATATGAAGATAAATATTCACGAGGCTTAGCAGAAGAAGTAGATATATTTGCAGTTAAAGCAAGTCTTCAAAGCAGAAAGAATGAGCTCCTTATTGCAGAGCTAGAGAGAGAACTGGCTAAAAACAATCTGCTATTTCTATTAAACGAAGAAGACTCCTCTATTAACATAAAGACATTAGATGGTTTAAAAACAGAACTTCTAAGTAAAGATATAGATACGGAACTAGAGAGAGCAATAGAGGCTAGGCGTGACTATAAAATCATTAAAAACAAACTTAAATCTAAAGATATAGATATAAGCATGAAGAAAAACTCTCTATGGCCAGAGATAGACCTAGAAGCAAGCTTTACCAAAAATGGCATCAGAAGCAGTGAGAGCGATGCCTGGAGTGATCTATCAAGAGAGAATGATTCTCAAACCTATGTAGGAATAAGCTTCAATATTCCTCTAGAAAATAGAGCAGCCCGTTCAGAGCTCAAGGAGGCGCACCTTTATAAAGAACAGCTCTTGCTCTCTTTAAAAAAAGTTGAACGACTGATACTTAAAGAAGTATACAACAAGGTCAAAAGCGTAAACAGCTTAAAAAGTCAGGCTGAACTTTATAACTCAATAGTAGAGCTGCAAAGAAATAAACTCCACGAAGAGATGAAAAGATTTAACTACGGAAGATCCAGCTCAGATACAGTTATAAGGTATGAAGAAGACCTATTAAATGCAGAACTAAACCTTGCAGCCACCCTTTATAATTACCATATCAGCTTGATAGATTTGGCTATTAAAAAAAATACACTGCTTGATAAATACTGGAATTCTACACTATGA
- a CDS encoding MarR family transcriptional regulator encodes MNIEYFAEEVARILPHIIRGAAKNQNDALKNGTITMPQYLALNILSLQGPLKMKDIAAELNISLPATTGLVERLCSIKTAERRYDKKDRRVIYIKITEKGKKIVKNVRLEREKGIIKLFSKLTEKEREDYLNILKKIKADLYQNEKQ; translated from the coding sequence ATGAATATTGAATATTTTGCCGAAGAAGTTGCAAGAATACTGCCTCATATAATAAGAGGTGCAGCTAAAAACCAAAATGACGCCTTAAAGAATGGGACTATTACCATGCCCCAGTACTTAGCACTCAACATATTATCTCTGCAAGGACCTCTGAAGATGAAAGATATTGCAGCTGAACTCAACATATCCCTGCCTGCTACAACGGGCCTAGTGGAGAGGCTCTGCTCTATAAAAACAGCAGAACGGAGATATGATAAAAAAGATAGGCGCGTCATCTATATAAAAATTACAGAGAAGGGTAAGAAAATAGTAAAAAATGTACGCCTAGAGAGAGAGAAAGGGATAATAAAACTATTCTCTAAATTAACAGAAAAAGAGAGAGAAGATTACCTAAATATTTTAAAGAAAATAAAAGCCGATCTATATCAAAATGAAAAACAATAA
- a CDS encoding NUDIX hydrolase: MVKRELSCGGILYRRVEDSFQIALVKRLRKNGLTVWCIPKGKVEEGESHRETALREVREETGMNGIIESDLGNINYWFYDTEDKVKINKKVYFFLMAYKDGDLGDHDSEVEEVRWVGIDDVLDCMSYDSEKDIVEKSKNKLLEKGVA, translated from the coding sequence ATGGTTAAGAGAGAATTGTCTTGCGGCGGGATTCTATATAGAAGAGTAGAAGATAGTTTTCAGATTGCTTTAGTTAAAAGGTTAAGAAAAAATGGCCTAACTGTCTGGTGTATTCCCAAAGGCAAGGTTGAAGAGGGTGAAAGCCATAGAGAGACTGCACTGAGGGAGGTCAGAGAAGAGACAGGAATGAATGGTATTATAGAGAGCGATTTAGGTAATATCAATTACTGGTTTTATGATACTGAGGATAAAGTTAAGATAAATAAGAAAGTATATTTTTTTCTTATGGCATACAAAGATGGTGATTTAGGGGATCATGATTCCGAAGTTGAAGAGGTAAGATGGGTTGGAATAGATGATGTTTTAGACTGTATGAGTTATGATTCTGAAAAAGATATAGTTGAAAAATCAAAAAATAAATTACTTGAAAAGGGGGTTGCTTGA